A region of the Hyalangium gracile genome:
GCAGCAGCCGCTTGTACTGGTGGAAGTGCCAGTCCGCCTCCTCCTTCGGTGAGCGCTTGGGGTCCAGCTTCACCTTCACCTCCTCCACGCCCGTCTCCGTGTACGCGGTGAGCGTCACCTCGGTGGCCCCGCGCTTCAGGCGGTGGAGGTTCTGGGTAAGCAGCTCGCCCACGCGGCGGTGCTCCTCGGCGTCCGGCCCGCGCGCCGCCTCCGCCCGAACCTTCTCCAGCGTCCGCCCGGAGCGCTTGAGCCGCGCCCGGTATGGCTGTGCCAGCCGCCGACGGATGGACTCCGCCCGGCTCTTCCGGTCCCGCTCTCCCAGCAGCCGCTCGGCGGCCTCCGCGTACGGTGCGAAGTCTCCGGCCACGGGCTGCAGGCGGGACGTCGCGCTCCGGGCCTTCTCCAGCGCCTCCGGCGACAGCGGCTCGGGGGGCCTCCACTCCGCACCCGGGTGCAGGCTCCGGCGCTGCGCGAAGCCCTCACCGGTGAGCATCAGCACCCGCCCGCTCTCGCTCAGGAGCGCCATCCCGCCCGGCGTGGACAGCTCCAGCGCCAGGCGCCGGGTCCCCTCCTCCTCCTTGTGGAAGTCGAGCATCACCACGCGCTCGGCCTCGCGCCACGTGGCACCCTTCAGCTTGAAGCCCGTCAGCTCCTGGCGCAGCCAGCGCTGGAAGGGCGCGGGCTCGCCCGGCGTGGGGAAGCGGTCCGACGCCACCGAGAGGCGGCTGAGCTCTCCCTCCGCGCACAGGCACAGGAAGAAGGAGCGCCCGGGCACTCGCAGCTCCAGGTAGGCCAGCCGCGGCAGCGGGCACCACGCCTTCTGCACCACCGCCCCCGCGAGGCGCGAGCCCACCTCGGCCACCACCTGCTCCAGCTCCGTGGGTCGAAGTGACATTGCGGTGCTCCTCGGGAGGATCCGCGCCGGCGGATCCATCGGTACGCCCCGCCGAGGTTAGCTGGCAGCACGGCGAGGTTGAAGACATCGTTGCCCCCGCGCCCTGCTCGATAGGAATTCCCGAGGATGACTGTGGGTGATTGGCGCGTGGCGGCACTTCGCGATATCCCCATGACTCGTGGACCGGGCTGCGCGCGCCGCGCGGCCTGGGGGGAGGCGTTTCGTGTCTCTGGGTGTATTCGGCGGTATCGCCGCTGGTCTCGTCTTGTCAGTGACCGCGTCGGGTTCCTCGGCGGTCCAGTCTCCTCCTGCTCCTCCGGGCCCCGCTCGACCCGCCAGCTCGAAGCAGGCCTTCATCGCTCCCGAGCCGGGCTCCCCGGGGCGCTACCTCCTGGAGCAGCCCGGAGCCCGCGCGCTCTTCAACGAGTCAGGCGTCACGATGCGCCTGACCGCTCCGGAGCGCCCCGCCCGCGAGCTGCGCTGGGGACTGGCGGGAGCACGAGCCGTGATGCCCCAGCCGCTGCAGCCGCGCGAGGCCCGCCTCCACCAGCTCGTGGGGCAGAAAGAGAGCTGGAGGCAGGATCTGCCCACGTGGGCTGCCCTCTACTACCCGGGCGTGGCGCCCGGGGTGGACCTCTGGATGGAGGCTC
Encoded here:
- a CDS encoding NFACT RNA binding domain-containing protein, with translation MSLRPTELEQVVAEVGSRLAGAVVQKAWCPLPRLAYLELRVPGRSFFLCLCAEGELSRLSVASDRFPTPGEPAPFQRWLRQELTGFKLKGATWREAERVVMLDFHKEEEGTRRLALELSTPGGMALLSESGRVLMLTGEGFAQRRSLHPGAEWRPPEPLSPEALEKARSATSRLQPVAGDFAPYAEAAERLLGERDRKSRAESIRRRLAQPYRARLKRSGRTLEKVRAEAARGPDAEEHRRVGELLTQNLHRLKRGATEVTLTAYTETGVEEVKVKLDPKRSPKEEADWHFHQYKRLLRGVESARRREAELAREVAHAEAALAQLEKMDEAALLAQVEVLQVPMGEEGPPEGRPYKEYLGHGGQRIWVGRGSEDNDVLTFKVAKPYHLWLHARGQPGSHVVVPLEKGTEVPQEVLLDAAHLALHHSGAKGEPRGEVSYVPVKFVRKQKGGAPGQVQFSREKTFMVRMEPERLERLLKTRHTEPQLG